A single region of the Pyricularia oryzae 70-15 chromosome 4, whole genome shotgun sequence genome encodes:
- a CDS encoding ubiquitin-protein ligase Sel1/Ubx2 → MGRVILFLFALLHSLPLIVGAEVTHTTQGQHAVVAQAEVVSGGGDGGQSASAREPGADLVDAAVHELRKIQGPAHYHRKKRPGFFGLIARQVLGALPTFRLTAPTPSSSSRAPTGQLADAIKLLEESAGKNNSDALYLLAEMSFYGNFSHPIDLPRSYNYYQRLADNTGNSSAMYMIGLMYSTGVGRAVEPDQAKALLYYTFAALQGHTRAEMAVGARHSAGIGTPKNCEQACKFYKRVADKAVAWYRSGPPGGMSWSVESHRISDDFGGVYGEGASVSSAGINGINARSQFNEHASIGDIIEYLDLMVHKGDFQASFNLGRIYYEGQRGLDRDLVAARRYFRKVVNKYWVKGGGIVDNAPSQLEVAAGKAAGYLGRMYLRGDGVDQDFERARFWFNRGIKLGEAQSQFGLGMMLLHGYGQAKNLARATDLLKAAAGQNHASANVQLGALYLDQGGPEDIRAANDCFEQAARYGNIEAQYYLAEMISHGVGRDRSCSQALSFYRSVAEKAEPVVSSWLNANHAYEDGDYEAAFLQYLGTAEQGYERAQNNVAFLLDTQKSLLPLPDWLMRKSPTPKLLQDPSLGLIYWTRSSRQGNIDSLVKMGDYYLQGTGTDPDVDKAVQCYQGAADYHQSAQALYNLGWMHEHGIGLDQDYHLAKRYYDEALMTNDEAYLPVTLALFKLRAKSAWNTLTNGGINSIQDEPVQGKDWSWGEWVANFLREDYFFEEDAHFDDNFDHTMPGGDAALPAELEEGLVETLIILGLAAALAFLVYYRQHRQQQHREENARRLGAAIQQQALQQQAGVMGGAAAAGGHVQADDTGVFPRPDDPEFRQWVAGGVGH, encoded by the exons ATGGGCCGTGtcattttgtttcttttcg CACTCCTACATAGCCTGCCACTAATAGTCGGCGCCGAGGTCACCCATACAACACAAGGTCAACATGCGGTCGTTGCTCAAGCAGAGGTAGTTTCCGGTGGAGGGGATGGCGGCCAGTCCGCCTCGGCCAGGGAGCCTGGTGCCGACCTAGTCGATGCCGCCGTCCATGAACTCCGAAAGATTCAAGGCCCCGCTCACTACCACCGGAAGAAGCGGCCTGGGTTCTTTGGTCTAATCGCCCGGCAAGTCCTAGGGGCCCTGCCCACCTTTCGCCTGACTGCACCGACGCcctcgagctcctcgagAGCTCCCACCGGACAGCTAGCCGATGCTATCAAGTTGCTCGAGGAGTCGGCTGGCAAAAACAATTCCGATGCTCTATACCTACTCGCCGAAATGAGCTTCTACGGCAACTTCTCCCACCCAATCGACCTGCCCCGCTCGTACAACTACTACCAGCGCCTGGCCGACAACACGGGCAACAGCTCCGCCATGTACATGATCGGTTTGATGTACTCGACCGGGGTTGGTCGTGCAGTGGAGCCGGACCAGGCAAAGGCTTTGCTCTACTATACCTTTGCCGCCCTCCAGGGCCACACTCGTGCCGAGATGGCGGTCGGCGCAAGACATTCTGCCGGGATCGGCACGCCCAAGAACTGCGAGCAGGCATGCAAGTTCTACAAGCGGGTGGCCGACAAAGCGGTTGCCTGGTACCGGTCTGGGCCTCCGGGTGGCATGAGCTGGTCCGTAGAGTCGCATCGGATTTCTGACGACTTTGGCGGTGTATACGGTGAAGGCGCGAGTGTCTCAAGTGCAGGCATCAATGGCATCAATGCCCGCAGCCAATTCAATGAACATGCATCCATTGGGGACATCATTGAGTATCTTGATTTGATGGTCCACAAGGGCGACTTCCAGGCATCTTTCAACCTCGGACGTATCTACTACGAGGGGCAACGAGGTCTAGATCGAGACTTAGTGGCGGCCAGGAGGTACTTCCGCAAAGTAGTTAACAAGTACTGGGTGAAGGGAGGTGGTATCGTTGATAATGCGCCATCGCAACTCGAGGTGGCTGCAGGCAAGGCCGCGGGCTACCTTGGCAGGATGTACCTTAGGGGGGACGGAGTCGACCAGGACTTTGAAAGGGCCAGGTTTTGGTTCAACCGTGGTATCAAGCTCGGTGAGGCACAGTCGCAGTTCGGATTAGGGATGATGCTTTTGCATGGCTACGGCCAAGCGAAGAACCTTGCCAGGGCCACCGATTTATTGAAGGCCGCTGCTGGCCAAAACCACGCATCAGCAAACGTGCAACTGGGAGCTCTGTACCTCGACCAGGGCGGTCCCGAGGACATTCGCGCAGCTAATGACTGCTTTGAACAAGCTGCTCGGTATGGAAACATTGAGGCGCAATACTACCTCGCCGAGATGATATCTCATGGTGTTGGTCGCGATAGAAGCTGTAGCCAAGCGCTGAGTTTCTACCGAAGCGTTGCGGAGAAGGCTGAGCCGGTTGTGTCATCCTGGCTCAACGCGAACCATGCATACGAGGATGGTGATTACGAGGCTGCGTTCCTGCAATACCTGGGCACAGCTGAGCAAGGCTACGAAAGGGCCCAGAACAACGTAGCATTCCTCCTCGATACACAAAAGTCGCTGCTTCCACTCCCAGACTGGCTCATGCGCAAGTCTCCGACCCCCAAGCTACTACAGGACCCCTCGCTCGGCCTGATATACTGGACGCGCTCCTCTCGTCAGGGAAATATCGACTCGCTGGTCAAGATGGGCGACTACTACCTTCAGGGGACTGGAACGGATCCAGATGTGGACAAGGCAGTCCAGTGCTACCAGGGTGCGGCGGATTACCACCAGAGTGCTCAGGCGCTTTACAATCTCGGCTGGATGCACGAACATGGCATCGGACTCGATCAGGACTACCACCTCGCCAAGCGTTACTACGATGAAGCACTGATGACAAACGATGAGGCGTACCTGCCAGTTACTCTTGCACTTTTCAAGCTGAGGGCGAAGAGTGCATGGAATACCCTCACCAACGGAGGGATCAACTCGATTCAGGACGAGCCTG TGCAAGGCAAAGACTGGTCTTGGGGCGAATGGGTAGCCAACTTCCTACGAGAAGATTACTTCTTTGAGGAGGACGCGCACTTTGACGATAATTTTGACCACACCATGCCTGGCGGTGACGCAGCGTTGCCAGCCGAGTTGGAGGAGGGACTCGTGGAGACACTCATAATCCTGGGTCTGGCCGCGGCGCTTGCATTTCTTGTTTACTACAGGCAGCACCGTCAACAACAGCATCGGGAGGAGAATGCGAGGAGGTTGGGTGCGGCGATTCAACAACAGGCGCTACAGCAGCAAGCAGGAGTAATGGGAGGAGCCGCAGCAGCTGGAGGGCATGTTCAAGCTGATGACACAGGCGTATTCCCGCGGCCGGATGACCCCGAGTTCAGGCAGTGGGTTGCTGGAGGAGTTGGTCATTAG